The following are encoded together in the Theileria orientalis strain Shintoku DNA, chromosome 1, complete genome genome:
- a CDS encoding conserved thioredoxin-like protein, producing MDKSSLECLNEDSLHRVSNTLSPGIDKYLQSSPGEGEQLLIKYKFMNPVKLHSMIVKGLPDGVSSGTAPKTLRLFINSENLDFQDAESEPCTQELTLEKTHVETGQKVLLRYVRFQNVNSLAIFIADNYGNDTTKVAHIGLYGTTATSSKIENWKPTKENEM from the exons TTGGACAAGTCGTCCCTCGAGTGTTTGAATGAAGATTCTTTACACAGGGTCTCCAACACCCTCAGCCCCGGAATCGATAAATACTTGCAGTCTTCCCCGGGGGAGGGTGAGCAGCTTTTAATCAAATACAAGTTCATGAATCCCGTGAAACTGCACTCCATGATCGTTAAGGGTCTTCCTGATGGCGTTTCTTCTGGCACTGCTCCTAAGACTCTGCGTCTGTTCATAAATTCTGAGAATTTAGACTTTCAGGACGCcg AGTCCGAGCCCTGTACTCAAGAACTG ACTCTTGAGAAAACTCATGTTGAGACTGGCCAGAAGGTTCTTCTTCGCTACGTTAGATTCCAGAACGTTAACAGTCTTGCTATTTTTATcg CTGATAATTACGGTAATGATACTACCAAGGTTGCTCACATTGGACTTTATGGTACCACTGCAACTTCCTCAAAG ATTGAGAACTGGAAGCCTACCAAGGAGAATGAAATGTAA
- a CDS encoding uncharacterized protein (zinc finger, RING-type domain containing protein), with amino-acid sequence MSTNMFVSGFSPPYMLHVTTKTWLRDSHDLFDYETNHLVCVSHFAASCGLKLLREESDVRAIEYNNVVDKEHDHLLSVVCKRTGEYVVMPAEKVPGSLLYPQKLWLIVRTLPYQRYALQENDVIKLGRFRLRVKQLVPGPLETPNSTSALGTCSHGAGRCPGSNAPECPYYGDAAAHNSNCKAKCTTCRGQEGAASQSAARNPRDGADEQLVKLFDGVIPEKTITFEEQCNMQCRICLAEGYLHNPLSSSDNTNTPLHSSKETSLDAASDKDLSGHFAGNADFSNTNAAMTPENGLGALTPSAASFEADRLICACECKGSIKYVHVECLRKWIDSRWNLKGDEPMPSMVFIREVSCELCKTNYPCYIRQNGELIQIVKMPKMPVPFLVLENITPHAIKGVHLLSMKDMKDLKLGRGHESDVRIPDVSISRYHATIRYENGQFYLEDHDSKFGTLVSMRRPRMVSHKEPLSVQVGRSVINLAIDESLPYVQNRVMTLTTARGGPGGNGNPSPSANGGGSGNGPANVSSNGNVGAQQNIYRNVEPGSNVGLTSSSVHGPFAGGMTLTSTGEVGNNFMGLNARLGAGAFATNAATFMASANNFCAANTAAANSGAGSGPVANPSAYVGAPSNSFTAGASYMSADANGVNPALLLPPWATIEYENALNSSRYLSFLQTAYSTVINSNPATPINTTPSSAMNISPGNAANANAASGNTPTGAGAGAGAASQGVMGRGSNLAAAPANSPALNLASPLGVASSGLGAAGPEAPGNLIATNTGRNNLVATISASPRTPTNAVPGMGSAASSASGITNTYWSLVRSAIRSSYDPDILDGLGNHRLDSFRLHRSAFRAGGAAAAQSAASPNAPASGAPGSRPVPSGEEVDMMLPDSVFIANWNAARPANVDLNVDTSTSALEQRHSGQELDKPATRL; translated from the coding sequence ATGTCGACGAATATGTTTGTTTCTGGTTTTTCACCTCCGTATATGCTCCATGTCACCACCAAGACATGGCTGCGCGATAGTCATGACCTATTCGACTATGAAACCAACCATTTGGTGTGCGTATCGCACTTCGCAGCCTCATGCGGACTGAAGCTACTCCGCGAGGAGTCGGATGTGCGGGCAATCGAGTACAACAACGTCGTGGATAAGGAGCACGACCACCTGCTGAGCGTCGTCTGCAAGAGAACGGGAGAGTACGTCGTAATGCCCGCGGAAAAGGTCCCAGGCTCGCTGCTCTACCCCCAGAAACTCTGGCTCATCGTACGCACGCTGCCCTACCAAAGGTACGCGCTGCAGGAGAACGACGTCATCAAGCTCGGAAGGTTCCGACTGCGCGTTAAGCAGCTGGTGCCGGGCCCCCTGGAGACGCCGAACAGCACGAGCGCACTGGGCACGTGCTCGCACGGCGCAGGCAGATGCCCGGGCTCGAACGCGCCGGAGTGCCCGTACTACGGGGACGCAGCAGCGCACAACAGCAACTGCAAGGCCAAGTGCACGACCTGCCGAGGACAGGAGGGCGCTGCGAGTCAGAGCGCGGCTAGGAACCCGAGAGACGGCGCCGATGAGCAGCTGGTCAAGCTGTTTGACGGCGTTATACCGGAGAAGACGATAACCTTCGAGGAGCAGTGCAATATGCAGTGCAGAATATGCCTGGCAGAAGGGTACCTCCACAACCCGCTCAGCTCGAGCGATAACACGAATACGCCGCTGCACAGCAGCAAGGAGACGAGTCTGGACGCAGCGAGCGACAAGGATCTCTCGGGACACTTCGCAGGGAACGCAGACTTCTCGAACACGAACGCAGCAATGACGCCGGAAAACGGACTCGGGGCACTCACGCCCTCCGCAGCAAGCTTCGAGGCCGACAGGCTCATATGCGCCTGCGAGTGCAAGGGCAGCATCAAGTACGTGCACGTGGAGTGCCTGAGGAAGTGGATCGACTCGCGCTGGAACCTGAAGGGAGACGAGCCGATGCCCTCGATGGTATTCATCAGAGAGGTCTCGTGTGAGCTCTGCAAGACCAACTACCCCTGCTACATCAGGCAAAACGGAGAGCTCATCCAGATCGTTAAGATGCCGAAGATGCCAGTGCCATTCCTGGTCCTAGAAAACATCACGCCGCACGCAATCAAGGGCGTGCACCTGCTCTCGATGAAGGACatgaaggacctgaagctggGCAGGGGTCACGAGTCAGATGTGAGGATCCCCGACGTCTCAATCAGCAGGTACCACGCGACGATCAGGTACGAAAACGGCCAGTTCTACCTCGAGGACCACGACTCGAAGTTCGGCACGCTCGTATCGATGAGGAGGCCGAGAATGGTCTCGCACAAGGAGCCGCTCTCAGTGCAGGTCGGACGCTCAGTGATTAACCTGGCGATCGACGAGTCGCTGCCGTACGTGCAGAACAGAGTGATGACTCTGACCACAGCCAGAGGAGGCCCCGGCGGAAACGGGAACCCGAGTCCGAGCGCAAACGGAGGCGGGAGCGGAAACGGCCCCGCAAACGTGAGCTCGAACGGCAACGTGGGCGCACAGCAGAACATATATCGTAACGTGGAGCCGGGCTCCAACGTGGGTTTAACCTCGAGCAGCGTCCACGGCCCCTTCGCAGGCGGCATGACGCTCACGTCCACCGGCGAGGTCGGCAACAACTTCATGGGCCTTAACGCGCGTCTGGGCGCCGGCGCCTTCGCCACGAACGCAGCAACCTTCATGGCCAGCGCGAACAACTTCTGCGCCGCAAACACGGCCGCAGCCAACAGCGGCGCCGGCAGTGGCCCCGTGGCTAACCCGAGCGCGTACGTGGGTGCCCCCAGCAACAGCTTCACCGCGGGTGCGAGTTACATGAGCGCCGACGCCAACGGCGTAAACCCTGCGCTGCTGCTCCCGCCCTGGGCCACCATTGAGTACGAAAACGCACTCAATTCGAGCAGGTACCTGAGCTTTCTGCAGACAGCCTACTCAACCGTGATCAACAGCAACCCCGCCACGCCCATTAACACGACGCCGTCGAGTGCCATGAACATTTCGCCCGGCAACGCAGCGAACGCCAACGCAGCCAGCGGAAACACGCCGACTGGCGCAGGCGCAGGCGCAGGCGCCGCCTCCCAGGGCGTGATGGGCAGAGGCAGCAACCTGGCGGCAGCCCCCGCCAACAGCCCTGCCCTGAACCTGGCCTCCCCCCTCGGAGTCGCCTCCTCGGGTCTGGGCGCGGCGGGCCCTGAGGCACCAGGCAACCTCATCGCCACGAACACTGGCAGGAACAACCTCGTCGCCACCATCAGCGCGAGCCCGCGCACGCCCACGAACGCGGTCCCCGGGATGGGTTCCGCGGCCTCCTCAGCCAGCGGGATCACGAACACGTACTGGAGCCTCGTGCGCAGCGCGATCAGGTCCAGCTACGACCCCGACATTCTGGACGGCCTCGGCAACCACAGGCTCGACAGCTTCAGGCTTCACCGGTCCGCCTTCAGGGCCGGCGGCGCCGCCGCCGCGCAGTCTGCCGCGAGCCCCAACGCTCCTGCCTCGGGCGCGCCGGGCTCCCGCCCCGTCCCCTCCGGCGAGGAGGTCGACATGATGCTGCCCGACAGTGTGTTTATCGCAAACTGGAACGCCGCCCGGCCCGCGAACGTGGACTTGAACGTGGACACCAGCACAAGTGCTCTAGAGCAGCGCCACTCAGGCCAGGAGTTGGACAAGCCTGCCACCAGGCTCTAA
- a CDS encoding aspartate transcarbamoylase has protein sequence MSKYLRDPWVALGAGTATVTALYALSCVPWVRKRLNEFGLCGEDPLYDYLDSLSRKVALTLHNKSLIGVDDLSVPQIQCIFEMAEFFRIQMKRNRRFKFLADKVMTTLFYEPSTRTRCSFESAMLKLGGKVVSVSDVTSSSVKGETLEDSVRVLSSYCDLVVVRHPENNSLQRVRHHSLVPLINAGDGSGEHPTQALLDVYTLSMYFPLFGSPDKEFTVCLMGDLKYARTTHSLVRLLSRFNVVLKYVAVPSLQMPTQIQREVEQNFAKYNIPDLAYPRQTSFNKLLDALENVDAIYVTRVQRERMTDAEYKTAKDAYKLDKSVMSKLAKHVKILHPLPRVDEISTEIDSDERCVFFQQAKNGLYIRMALLYLILNGS, from the exons ATGAGTAAGTATTTAAGGGATCCCTGGGTAGCCTTGGGCGCGGGAACTGCCACGGTCACCGCGCTCTACGCGCTTTCATGTGTGCCATGGGTCCGCAAAAGGTTAAACGAATTTGGGCTCTGCGGAGAAGATCCGCTTTACGACTACCTTGATTCCCTCAGCAGGAAGGTAGCTTTGACTTTACACAATAAATCGCTCATCGGCGTTGATGACCTCTCAGTACCACAAATCCAATGCATCTTCGAAATGGCGGAGTTTTTCAGAATCCAAATGAAGAGAAACAGACGCTTCAAATTCCTGGCCGACAAGGTGATGACCACGCTGTTCTACGAGCCGAGCACGCGGACCAGGTGCTCCTTCGAGAGCGCAATGCTGAAGCTGGGAGGGAAGGTGGTGAGCGTCAGCGACGTGACGTCGTCGTCGGTGAAGGGCGAGACTTTGGAGGACTCGGTGCGCGTGCTCTCGTCGTACTGCGACCTTGTCGTGGTCCGCCACCCCGAGAACAACTCGCTCCAGAGAGTGAGGCATCACTCGCTGGTGCCGCTCATCAACGCCGGCGACGGCTCGGGCGAGCACCCGACGCAGGCGCTGCTGGACGTGTACACGCTGAGCATGTACTTCCCGCTCTTCGGGTCCCCTGACAAGGAGTTCACGGTCTGCCTGATGGGTGACCTGAAGTACGCAAGGACCACGCACTCGCTGGTCAGACTGCTCAGCCGTTTCAACGTGGTTCTGAAGTACGTCGCAGTGCCGTCGCTGCAGATGCCGACGCAAATACAGAGGGAAGTAGAGCAGAATTTCGCAAAATAT AACATTCCGGATTTAGCATACCCAAGACAAACGAGCTTCAACAAGCTACTGGACGCCTTGGAAAACGTGGATGCCATTTACGTAACGAGAGTACAGAGGGAAAGAATGACCGACGCAGAGTACAAGACAGCCAAGGATGCATACAAGTTGGACAAAAGTGTCATGTCCAAGCTGGCAAAGCACGTAAAG ATTTTACACCCATTGCCGAGAGTGGATGAAATATCTACTGAAATTGATTCAGACGAAAGATGTGTGTTCTTTCAGCAGGCCAAAAACGGACTATATATACGGATGGCGCttctatatttaatattaaacggctcataa
- a CDS encoding uncharacterized protein (thioredoxin domain containing protein) yields MRKRHLKIYFVFYSFLFYKLNAALCKNPGPSRDEFGEPTVIEYLQAFLEIRPHRADLPGAPDDSSHHRSMQPQKGAASEDDSTLYTNKYMMKYPRNQSFGPNCAYIPGYEVSRSRSLDGLDLSNGSGQFKRWGSDRDYSLPDLNELIEINKSSRGVLLVDFFATWFVSLCSSLLRCGPCSVMNQNLEVVRSHYRDDRLTILSIDVDRDERYLNEYEITALPSLLLFVKGDLYKKIVGLVDVKSLIKEIDNSLDSI; encoded by the exons ATGAGAAAAAGGCaccttaaaatttattttgtattctattcctttttattctataaattaaacgCAGCACTGTGTAAAAACCCGGGGCCTTCCAGGGATGAATTCGGAGAACCGACGGTAATCGAGTACCTCCAGGCCTTCCTTGAAATCAGGCCGCACCGAGCGGATCTCCCAGGAGCTCCGGACGATTCGTCCCACCATAGATCCATGCAACCCCAAAAGGGTGCCGCAAGTGAAGAT GATTCCACTCTCTACACCAATAAATACATGATGAAGTACCCTCGAAACCAGTCTTTTGGACCGAATTGCGCGTATATTCCGGGCTACGAGGTTTCAAGATCGCGCTCCCTGGACGGCCTCGATCTCAGCAACGGAAGCGGCCAGTTCAAACGTTGGGGATCAGATCGGGACTACAGCCTCCCTGATCTGAACGAG CTAATAGAAATTAACAAGAGTTCCCGAGGAGTTCTCCTGGTCGACTTCTTCGCAACCTGGTTTGTGTCCCTCTGCTCATCGCTTCTTAGGTGCGGGCCCTGCTCAGTGATGAACCAGAACTTG GAGGTTGTTCGCTCGCACTACCGAGACGATAGACTCACGATCCTCTCCATTGACGTGGACCGGGACGAGAGATACCTGAACGAGTATGAGATTACAGCACTGCCATCACTACTGCTGTTCGTGAAGGGGGACTTGTACAAGAAGATCGTAGGTCTTGTTGACGTCAAGAGTCTAATCAAGGAAATTGATAACTCTCTGGATTCGATATAA
- a CDS encoding integral membrane protein (rhomboid family), whose translation MGNDNLDAEPEKEERLENTNIELASTENETPAFDPFEDSNVVYYHKRFTYESPSKDSKYFFEIKRYRQPSSETTLPETLNKIQSEIGGEFNGSARDHFESFFRTPLYVRFKRIMRHHLNDFESVKPVVYSNGEESKKEKARSEPFWVVLTKTAPAFFSNAFIAVCGSVFALWKLAENTVSQKFTDFMSNHFVASYEAIKAKRYHTLITSAISHTSFLHFGLNCMFFHQLMKTFHNNMAFQTPPVNSTIQSFARSFFSANHVFPGSYPVKMKKAGAVNTNDIFNVLLLSAVLSSLGHVLMYKTPVVGASGAISGLMYLLAATFPNTYFKTVFPLPGMNLSILQIGQLFLATNLYFLMYVKGSNIAWAAHLFGMAGGALYCLFQQYVNRRPGFYNPILLSIKTAKGQWKRTFKRFFNNTN comes from the exons ATGGGCAACGACAACCTCGACGCTGAGCCGGAAAAGGAGGAACGATTGGAAAACACGAACATTGAACTTGCGTCAACGGAAAATGAAACGCCAGCCTTTGACCCATTCGAAGACAGCAATGTAGTATACTATCACAAAAGGTTCACCTACGAGTCTCCGTCGAAGGATAGCAAGTACTTTTTCGAGATTAAGAGGTACAGGCAGCCGAGCTCTGAGACCACGCTGCCCGAGACCCTCAACAAAATTCAGAGTGAGATTGGAGGCGAGTTTAACGGGTCGGCCAGAGACCATTTTGAGTCATTCTTTAGAACGCCACTCTACGTGCGGTTTAAGCGGATTATGAGACACCACCTCAACGATTTCGAGAGCGTAAAACCAGTGGTGTACTCAAACGGGGAGGAAAgtaagaaggagaaggccAGGTCGGAGCCATTCTGGGTGGTCTTGACGAAGACGGCTCCGGCCTTTTTCAGCAACGCCTTCATTGCAGTATGCGGATCAGTGTTTGCGCTCTGGAAACTCGCAGAAAACACAGTCAGTCAGAAATTCACCGACTTCATGTCGAACCACTTTGTGGCCTCATACGAGGCGATTAAAGCAAAAAGATATCACACACTCATTACGTCAG CCATAAGTCACACATCTTTCTTGCACTTTGGACTCAATTGCATGTTTTTTCACCAGCTAATGAAGACGTTCCACAACAATATGGCCTTTCAGACCCCTCCGGTCAATTCAACAATTCAATCGTTCGCCAGGAGTTTCTTCTCAGCAAACCACGTTTTCCCAGGAA gCTACCCTgtgaagatgaagaaggcGGGGGCAGTCAACACCAACGACATCTTCAACGTCCTGCTCTTGTCGGCAGTCCTGTCAAGTCTGGGCCACGTCCTGATGTATAAGACGCCGGTGGTGGGAGCGTCGGGAGCAATTTCAGGGCTTATGTACCTCCTGGCAGCCACGTTTCCGAACACATACTTCAAAACAGTCTTCCCGCTCCCAGGAATGAACCTGAGCATACTGCAGATCGGACAGCTCTTCCTGGCCACCAACCTGTACTTCCTGATGTACGTCAAGGGATCGAACATAGCGTGGGCGGCGCACCTCTTCGGAATGGCCGGAGGAGCACTGTACTGCCTGTTCCAGCAGTACGTTAACAGGAGGCCGGGATTCTACAACCCGATCCTGCTCTCAATCAAGACGGCGAAGGGACAGTGGAAGAGAACGTTTAAGCGCTTTTTCAACAACACAAACTAG
- a CDS encoding HSP70 chaperone translates to MKSTRFCILNYTSLSYRIKILFIVFVLFFNLSRFANSTTVTLGIDWGEEYVEASIAFRGHRPDILLTGTGSRKFENAVYLLGDTRLFDKEASSFALKDPSKTLQKSAHLLGIPFASSSKWTRMSTVKASDVVETLKRNNVSFHWDYTPYEFGVSKDGQLHLKVLKDSMVGLEEATAHFFNHLKNVALDKLVSVKAIESHDSKVEMMAVISIPCNYTQNQRRALVFAAESAGLKVVDLVHGITAAAWLNTLEMAPGTKKILYYDLGSSGANVGVVEARVPPPKSKDHPQIRTLSCVTYPGIGGRQHDLLLAEYLRDKFESDNNVKLMPGNPRSLQKLLKSVNKAKMKLSLSETASVEVDNLVKNKHLNVKLTRSDYDKLLDPVLQKLSEPLNMALREANLKLSDLDSVEMLGGAWRVPSVTTKLSESVKPLHLGFHLNAEESIAMGCGYLAAAHNPFFRMKKIELYDNAVFEYVLHVRGPDLDKRVTLYKSGDRINHSKVVKVNTSSSFNLSIYERYTASDSLAEVKVLDYKVTGVEDTLLSQKKHRVAQVSLTFKTENGVIRLVKVSGKPVRKHGDKKLSKTTEAPTEVSDVEHASSEESTNEDEGLEAGASAHSTTTGTTTTSSTGAGDKHGVHEEKHEEKQKQQETSGGKTSSKFSEDKDAGASKASDAKDAGAAADSAAKSGSGDATKSAAKETEDKDVTTKSGAGGDKEADKAGDKEHERKKSDHKKETAKEKGEKQTKESLKEKLMHKLNEEQVDLKFVDNTMDLYHDNKLKETMKNIETLVIRDKLALERSHLKNKLESMLYKYKAVLRSQDFKAACRPNEEQALSEKVKSLLDWFEEHSYKATLETFKKHLEELNELGAPIYRRMDSNVNRESLVKSTDAEFADLQEKLAQLLAEKPYLSDSASTLEMFRNSVAWWEQVKQDQAKRPLFEEGLFDHASVKSKVDLARMLLKNLQQIQPPQDAAKEAAAAEGETIGEGGKDASTEEAAKRPQESDDGWTAGGIKRDPEGPSVSKDDPLHSELSRISITVVQISLLHATYQLIVTNCKATMTINEIDPSIKNSHKTNHRESIKPQNTNE, encoded by the exons ATGAAATCAACTCGAttctgtattttaaactacACGTCACTATCATACAGAATTAAAATTCTTTTTATCGTCTTCGTACTCTTTTTCAACTTAAGCCGATTTGCCAACTCTACCACAGTTACACTTGGTATTGATTGGGGTGAAGAATACGTAGAAGCCTCCATTGCTTTCCGCGGCCACAGACCTGACATACTACTCACCGGCACAGGCAGTAGGAAGTTCGAAAATGCAGTTTACCTGCTCGGAGACACGCGCTTGTTTGATAAGGAGGCGTCGTCGTTCGCACTGAAGGATCCGAGTAAAACCTTACAAAAATCAGCACACCTGCTGGGAATTCCGTTCGCGTCAAGCTCTAAGTGGACGCGAATGTCGACAGTGAAGGCCTCAGACGTAGTGGAAACGCTGAAAAGGAACAACGTGTCGTTCCACTGGGATTACACGCCCTACGAGTTCGGAGTGAGCAAGGACGGGCAGTTGCACCTGAAGGTGTTGAAGGATTCCATGGTGGGTCTGGAGGAGGCGACAGCGCACTTCTTCAACCACCTGAAAAACGTGGCACTAGACAAGCTGGTGTCAGTGAAGGCAATCGAGTCGCACGACTCGAAGGTGGAAATGATGGCAGTAATATCAATACCCTGTAACTACACACAGAACCAGAGAAGGGCACTTGTATTCGCAGCCGAAAGCGCTGGACTGAAAGTGGTGGACCTGGTGCACGGGATCACAGCAGCAGCATGGCTCAACACGCTGGAAATGGCGCCAGGCACGAAGAAGATACTGTACTACGACCTGGGAAGCTCAGGAGCGAATGTGGGAGTGGTGGAGGCGAGAGTGCCGCCGCCGAAGTCGAAGGACCACCCGCAAATAAGGACACTCTCCTGCGTGACGTACCCAGGAATAGGAGGAAGACAGCACGACCTGCTGCTGGCGGAGTACCTGAGGGACAAGTTCGAGTCGGACAACAACGTTAAGCTGATGCCAGGAAACCCAAGGTCGCTGCAGAAGCTCCTGAAGAGCGTCAACAAGGCGAAGATGAAGCTGTCGCTCTCGGAAACAGCCTCAGTGGAGGTGGACAACCTGGTGAAGAACAAGCACCTGAACGTCAAGCTCACGAGGTCGGACTAcgacaagctgctggaccCGGTGCTGCAGAAGCTGAGTGAGCCGCTCAACATGGCGCTGAGGGAGGCAAACCTAAAGCTGAGCGACCTGGACAGCGTAGAGATGCTGGGCGGAGCCTGGAGAGTGCCCTCGGTGACGACGAAGCTCTCGGAGAGCGTCAAGCCGCTGCACCTGGGCTTTCACCTGAACGCAGAGGAGTCGATAGCGATGGGTTGCGGCTACCTGGCGGCGGCGCACAACCCGTTCTTCagaatgaaaaaaatagaattgTACGATAATGCAGTCTTCGAGTACGTGCTACACGTCAGAGGCCCGGACTTGGACAAGAGAGTGACCCTGTACAAATCGGGAGACAGGATAAACCACTCTAAAGTAGTCAAAGTTAACACATCAAGCAGTTTCAACTTATCAATATACGAGAGGTACACGGCCTCAGA CTCCCTTGCGGAGGTAAAGGTGCTGGACTACAAGGTGACGGGCGTCGAGGACACGCTGCTGAGTCAGAAGAAACATAGAGTGGCCCAGGTGAGTTTGACCTTTAAGACGGAAAATGGAGTGATACGCCTCGTTAAAGTGTCAGGAAAGCCAGTGAGGAAGCACGGAGACAAGAAACTGAGTAAGAC CACTGAGGCGCCGACTGAGGTATCGGACGTAGAGCACGCGTCCTCAGAGGAGTCAACAAACGAGGACGAGGGGCTGGAAGCAGGCGCCAGTGCCCACAGTACGACAACGGGTACCACAACCACGTCGAGCACAGGTGCTGGCGATAAACATGGCGTGCACGAGGAAAAGCACGAGGAAAAGCAAAAGCAGCAAGAGACAAGCGGTGGGAAAACGTCGAGTAAGTTCAGCGAAGACAAAGACGCCGGTGCGAGTAAAGCCAGCGACGCCAAGGACGCTGGTGCCGCAGCCGACTCTGCTGCTAAATCTGGTTCTGGAGATGCAACTAAATCCGCTGCTAAAGAAACAGAAGATAAAGATGTTACGACTAAATctggagctggtggagaCAAAGAAGCCGATAAAGCAGGCGACAAGGAACATGAAAGGAAGAAGTCAGATCACAAGAAGGAAACGGCGAAAGAAAAGGGAGAAAAACAGACAAAGGAAAGCCTCAAGGAAAAGCTGATGCATAAGCTAAACGAGGAGCAAGTGGACCTGAAGTTTGTGGACAACACGATGGACCTGTACCACGACAACAAGCTGAAGGAGACTATGAAAAACATAGAGACGCTGGTTATCAGAGACAAGCTGGCGCTGGAAAGAAGCCACCTGAAGAATAAGCTCGAGTCGATGCTGTACAAGTACAAAGCAGTGCTGAGGTCGCAGGACTTCAAAGCAGCGTGTAGGCCGAACGAGGAGCAGGCGTTGAGCGAAAAGGTTAAGTCGCTGCTGGACTGGTTCGAAGAACACTCGTACAAGGCGACGCTGGAGACCTTCAAGAAGCACCTGGAGGAGCTTAACGAGCTGGGGGCGCCGATATACAGGAGAATGGACAGCAACGTCAACAGGGAGTCGCTGGTCAAGTCGACAGATGCGGAGTTCGCGGACCTCCAGGAGAAGCTGGCGCAGCTGCTGGCCGAGAAGCCGTACTTGAGCGACAGCGCCTCGACGCTCGAGATGTTCAGGAACAGCGTCGCCTGGTGGGAGCAGGTTAAGCAGGACCAGGCGAAGAGGCCGCTCTTCGAGGAGGGCCTGTTCGACCACGCCTCGGTCAAGTCGAAGGTCGACCTGGCGCGAATGCTCCTGAAGAACCTGCAGCAGATTCAGCCGCCTCAGGACGCAGCCAAGGAGGCCGCCGCCGCCGAAGGTGAGACCATCGGCGAGGGTGGCAAGGACGCCA GCACTGAAGAAGCGGCAAAACGCCCCCAGGAATCAGACGACGGATGGACAGCCGGTGGAATTAAAAGGGACCCAGAGGGTCCCAGTGTCTCAAAAGACGATCCACTGCACTCTga GTTATCACGTATTTCTATTACGGTTGTACAAATATCACTTTTGCACGCAACCTATCAGCTTATCGTCACAAACTGCAAGGCGACAATGACAATCAATGAAATAGACCCGagtattaaaaacagtCATAAAACGAACCATAGAGAGTCTATAAAACCACAAAACACAAACGAGTAA